From the genome of Fusobacterium varium, one region includes:
- the kfoC_2 gene encoding Chondroitin polymerase, translating to MEEKISLIVTLYNRLEYARNMILALQQQTKQIDELIFADDGSSEDVYEYIKDLLQECKFKIKYVYQQDIGFRLAASRNNGARAAENEYLIFLDQDVIFDKDFIKKIYESRKKKRIVFSEALGSSDEEKQRIQKIINEKYDYEKIYKIISEEKKIEQDGIVKKEKLYNVLYKLKLRTRGAKIVGLIFSLYREDYVAINGFDENYIGWGHEDDDFGNRFFKYGGETYSFKFERYPIHMYHKSASPKDGSVNENYYRKRKKKFVNQIISVSMDLVIVKIKMKLS from the coding sequence AAAATAAGCCTTATAGTAACTTTATATAATCGCTTAGAATATGCAAGAAATATGATTTTAGCTCTTCAACAGCAAACAAAGCAGATAGATGAACTGATTTTTGCTGATGATGGATCAAGTGAAGATGTTTATGAATATATAAAAGATTTACTACAGGAATGTAAATTTAAAATAAAATATGTCTATCAACAGGATATAGGATTTAGACTAGCAGCTTCAAGAAATAATGGAGCGAGAGCAGCTGAAAATGAATACCTTATTTTTTTAGATCAAGATGTTATCTTTGATAAAGACTTTATCAAAAAAATATATGAATCAAGAAAGAAAAAAAGAATAGTTTTTTCAGAAGCGTTGGGAAGTTCAGATGAGGAAAAACAAAGAATTCAAAAAATAATAAATGAAAAATATGATTATGAAAAAATTTATAAAATAATATCAGAAGAGAAAAAAATAGAACAAGATGGAATAGTAAAAAAGGAAAAACTATACAATGTTTTATATAAATTAAAATTAAGAACAAGAGGAGCTAAGATAGTAGGCCTCATTTTTTCTTTATATAGAGAAGATTATGTAGCAATAAATGGATTTGATGAAAATTACATAGGTTGGGGACATGAAGATGATGATTTTGGGAATAGATTTTTTAAATATGGAGGAGAAACTTATTCTTTTAAGTTTGAAAGATACCCAATTCATATGTATCACAAATCAGCTTCTCCAAAAGATGGAAGTGTAAATGAGAATTACTATAGAAAGAGAAAAAAGAAATTTGTAAATCAAATTATAAGTGTGAGTATGGATTTGGTAATCGTAAAGATAAAGATGAAGTTAAGCTAA